A single region of the Streptomyces sp. NBC_00236 genome encodes:
- a CDS encoding diacylglycerol/lipid kinase family protein, with translation MRALLVVNPAATTTSARTRDVLIHALASEMKLEAVSTEYRGHARDLGRRAADSDDIDLVVALGGDGTVNEVVNGLLHKGPDIDNLPKLAVVPGGSTNVFARALGLPNDAVEATGAILDALANRTERTVGLGLAAGTPGTEDESVPERWFTFCAGLGFDAGVIGRVEQQRERGKRSTHALYVRQVMRQFLEEPHRRQGIITLEVPGQDPVTDLALSIICNTAPWTYLGNRPIYASPKASFDTGLDVLGLQRLSTPAVTRYATQLLTSSPEKGPRGKHAVSLHDLTDFTLHSKAPLPLQMDGDHLGLRTSVTFTGVRRALRVIV, from the coding sequence ATGCGCGCACTTCTTGTGGTCAATCCAGCTGCTACCACCACCAGTGCGCGGACCCGTGACGTGCTGATTCATGCACTGGCCAGCGAAATGAAGCTGGAGGCCGTGTCCACGGAGTACCGCGGGCACGCACGTGACCTGGGACGACGGGCCGCCGACAGCGACGACATCGATCTCGTGGTCGCGCTCGGCGGTGACGGCACGGTCAACGAGGTCGTGAACGGCCTGCTCCACAAGGGCCCCGACATCGACAACCTGCCGAAACTCGCCGTGGTCCCCGGCGGCTCGACCAATGTCTTCGCCCGCGCCCTCGGTCTCCCGAACGACGCGGTGGAGGCGACCGGCGCCATCCTGGACGCGCTGGCCAACCGCACCGAACGGACGGTCGGCCTCGGTCTGGCGGCCGGCACCCCGGGCACGGAGGACGAATCGGTCCCGGAGCGTTGGTTCACGTTCTGCGCCGGCCTCGGATTCGACGCCGGTGTGATCGGCCGCGTCGAACAGCAGCGCGAGCGTGGCAAGCGTTCGACCCATGCGCTGTACGTACGCCAGGTGATGCGCCAGTTCCTCGAGGAGCCGCACCGACGGCAGGGAATCATCACGCTGGAAGTGCCCGGCCAGGACCCGGTCACCGACCTCGCGCTCTCCATAATCTGCAACACGGCTCCCTGGACCTACCTGGGGAACCGGCCGATCTACGCCTCCCCGAAGGCGTCGTTCGACACCGGCCTGGACGTCCTCGGCCTGCAGCGACTGTCCACCCCTGCCGTCACGCGGTACGCCACGCAGCTGCTCACTTCGAGCCCGGAAAAGGGCCCGCGCGGCAAGCACGCGGTTTCACTCCATGACCTCACGGACTTCACCTTGCATTCAAAGGCCCCACTGCCCCTTCAGATGGACGGTGACCACCTGGGGCTGCGTACAAGTGTGACGTTCACAGGCGTACGCCGTGCACTGCGTGTGATTGTGTGA
- a CDS encoding sensor histidine kinase, with translation MNDLVRQHTALSDTDLEWLHLLVSEWQLLSDLSFADLVLWVPTRDGTRYVSVAQMRPNTGPTSYQDDMVGHLVPRGRRPLLDAALDEGRIVREGDPEWREEVPVRVESIPVRREGRVLGVIARNTNLLTVRTPSRLELTYLQSASDLAQMIAAGSFPFPGQQVDMDASPRVGDGLVRLDADGVVQYASPNGLSAYHRLGLASDLVGQHLGGITAELAPSRGPVDEALVKLASGYAPREFEVECAGGVIQLRAIPLKPKGVRIGSLVLLRDVTELRRRERELITKDATIREIHHRVKNNLQTVAALLRLQARRMDSPQGREALNEAVRRVGSIAIVHETLSQNLDERVEFDEIADRVIAMVAEISPGKVTCRRTGRFGVLDAEVATPLAMVLTEVLQNALEHAFGVAESGTVEVSAVRGGSPTEGRLLITVQDDGCGLPEGFDPQRAGNLGLQIVRTLVEGELSGSFGMVPAPERGTQVVLDIPVSADK, from the coding sequence ATGAACGACCTCGTCCGCCAGCACACCGCCCTGAGTGACACCGACCTCGAGTGGCTCCATCTGCTGGTCTCGGAGTGGCAACTGCTCTCCGACCTGTCCTTCGCCGACCTCGTGCTCTGGGTCCCCACGCGTGACGGTACGCGCTACGTGTCCGTCGCCCAGATGCGGCCCAACACCGGCCCCACCTCGTACCAGGACGACATGGTCGGCCATCTCGTCCCGCGCGGCCGCCGTCCGCTGCTGGACGCGGCGCTGGACGAGGGCCGGATCGTGCGCGAGGGCGACCCGGAGTGGCGGGAGGAGGTCCCCGTACGGGTCGAGTCGATCCCCGTGCGCAGGGAGGGACGGGTCCTGGGTGTCATCGCTCGCAACACCAACCTGCTCACGGTCCGCACTCCGTCCCGGCTGGAGCTCACCTACCTCCAGTCCGCCTCCGACCTGGCGCAGATGATCGCCGCCGGCTCCTTCCCGTTCCCCGGCCAGCAGGTCGACATGGACGCCTCACCGCGGGTCGGCGACGGGCTGGTCCGGCTCGACGCCGACGGCGTCGTCCAGTACGCCAGCCCCAACGGCCTCTCCGCCTACCACCGTCTGGGCCTCGCCTCCGACCTGGTCGGACAGCACCTCGGCGGGATCACCGCCGAACTCGCGCCCTCCCGCGGCCCGGTGGACGAGGCGCTGGTCAAACTGGCCAGCGGCTACGCGCCCCGGGAGTTCGAGGTCGAGTGCGCGGGCGGCGTGATCCAGCTCCGGGCGATCCCCCTCAAGCCCAAGGGTGTCCGCATCGGCTCGCTGGTCCTGCTGCGTGACGTCACCGAACTGCGCCGCCGTGAGCGCGAGTTGATCACCAAGGACGCCACCATCCGGGAGATCCACCACCGGGTGAAGAACAACCTCCAGACGGTGGCCGCCCTGTTGCGCCTGCAGGCCCGCCGGATGGACTCCCCGCAGGGCCGTGAGGCGCTCAACGAGGCGGTGCGGCGCGTCGGTTCGATCGCCATCGTCCATGAGACGCTGTCCCAGAATCTGGACGAGCGGGTGGAGTTCGACGAGATCGCCGACCGGGTCATCGCCATGGTCGCCGAGATCTCCCCGGGCAAGGTCACCTGCCGGCGCACCGGACGGTTCGGCGTCCTCGACGCCGAAGTGGCCACCCCGCTGGCGATGGTCCTCACCGAGGTACTGCAGAACGCCCTGGAGCACGCGTTCGGCGTGGCCGAGTCCGGCACGGTCGAGGTCTCCGCGGTGCGCGGCGGTTCGCCCACGGAGGGGCGGCTGCTGATCACCGTTCAGGACGACGGTTGCGGCCTGCCCGAGGGATTCGACCCGCAGCGCGCCGGGAATCTGGGGCTCCAGATCGTGCGGACGCTGGTGGAGGGCGAGCTGAGCGGCTCGTTCGGCATGGTGCCGGCCCCCGAACGCGGCACCCAGGTCGTCCTCGACATCCCGGTCAGCGCCGACAAGTAA
- a CDS encoding WhiB family transcriptional regulator codes for MDWRHNAVCREEDPELFFPIGNTGPALLQIEEAKAVCRRCPVMEQCLQWALESGQDSGVWGGLSEDERRAMKRRAARNRARNASA; via the coding sequence ATGGACTGGCGTCACAACGCCGTTTGTCGTGAGGAAGACCCGGAGCTGTTCTTCCCCATCGGCAACACCGGTCCTGCGCTGCTGCAGATCGAGGAAGCCAAGGCCGTCTGCCGTCGCTGCCCCGTCATGGAGCAGTGCCTGCAGTGGGCGCTCGAGTCCGGCCAGGACTCCGGCGTCTGGGGTGGCCTCAGCGAGGACGAGCGCCGCGCAATGAAGCGCCGCGCCGCTCGCAACCGGGCGCGTAACGCCAGCGCCTGA
- a CDS encoding SIS domain-containing protein, whose amino-acid sequence MSATYPADEGEQPGRIMSGEMAEQPEMLRRILDRGAPAIRAVAAEIAGRKPRFVLLTARGTSDNAALYAKYLLEITLGLPCGLASMSTTTAYGAKPDLRDVLVITVSQSGGSPDLVASTKAAREAGAVTLAVTNSPDSPLAAVSEYHIDILAGPEKALPATKTYTASLLSLYLFVEGLRGGDGAAAAILPELAEAILARRDEVKALASRYRFAERMVITSRGYGYPTAKEAALKLMETSYIPALSYSGADLLHGPLAMVDNISPVIAVVTDGRGGEALQPVLDRLRGRGADLFVVGPKAQVEAASAGFVLPTAGVAEEVQPILEILPLQMLAYEVTIARGQDPDAPRALAKVTETR is encoded by the coding sequence ATGTCCGCCACGTACCCGGCCGACGAGGGCGAGCAGCCCGGCCGGATCATGTCCGGCGAGATGGCCGAGCAGCCCGAGATGCTGCGGCGCATCCTCGACCGAGGGGCACCCGCCATCCGGGCGGTCGCCGCCGAGATCGCCGGCCGGAAGCCACGCTTCGTCCTGCTCACCGCCCGCGGCACGTCGGACAACGCCGCGCTCTACGCGAAGTACCTGCTGGAGATCACGCTCGGTCTGCCCTGCGGCCTGGCCTCGATGTCCACGACCACCGCGTACGGCGCCAAGCCGGACCTCAGGGACGTCCTGGTCATCACCGTGAGCCAGTCAGGCGGATCGCCCGACCTGGTGGCGTCGACGAAGGCGGCCCGGGAGGCCGGCGCGGTCACGCTGGCGGTGACCAACAGCCCGGACTCGCCGCTCGCCGCGGTCTCCGAGTACCACATCGACATCCTGGCGGGGCCGGAGAAGGCCCTGCCCGCCACCAAGACGTACACCGCCTCACTGCTGTCCCTGTACCTCTTCGTGGAAGGGCTGCGCGGCGGCGACGGCGCGGCGGCGGCGATCCTGCCGGAGCTGGCCGAGGCGATCCTGGCCCGCAGGGACGAGGTGAAGGCCCTGGCGTCCCGCTACCGCTTCGCCGAGCGCATGGTCATCACCTCGCGCGGTTACGGCTACCCCACGGCCAAGGAGGCCGCGCTGAAGCTGATGGAGACGAGCTACATCCCCGCGCTGTCCTACTCCGGCGCCGATCTGCTGCACGGTCCGCTCGCCATGGTCGACAACATCTCCCCGGTGATCGCCGTGGTCACCGACGGCCGGGGCGGCGAGGCGCTCCAGCCGGTGCTGGACCGGCTGCGCGGCCGTGGTGCGGACCTTTTCGTGGTCGGCCCGAAGGCCCAGGTGGAAGCGGCCTCCGCGGGCTTCGTGCTGCCCACGGCCGGGGTCGCCGAGGAGGTCCAGCCGATCCTGGAGATCCTGCCGCTGCAGATGCTGGCCTACGAGGTGACGATCGCCCGCGGTCAGGACCCGGACGCGCCGCGCGCGCTCGCGAAGGTCACGGAAACCCGCTGA
- the nagB gene encoding glucosamine-6-phosphate deaminase, protein MEVVIVPDAKAGGELIAGAIGALLGRKPDALLGVATGSTPLPIYRALAEKVRSGAVDASRARICQLDEYVGLPTGHPESYRSVVLREVVEPLGLSEASFMGPDGSAEDVQAACEAYDQALADAGGVDLQLLGIGTDGHIGFNEPCSSLASRTRIKTLTEQTRIDNARFFDDDIEQVPHHVITQGIGTILESRHPILLATGEGKADAVAQTVEGPVAAIVPASALQLHPHATVVVDEAAASKLKLADYFRATYAAKPLWQGI, encoded by the coding sequence GTGGAAGTTGTCATCGTCCCGGACGCCAAGGCAGGCGGCGAACTGATCGCGGGGGCCATCGGCGCCCTGCTCGGCCGTAAGCCCGACGCCCTTCTCGGCGTTGCCACCGGATCGACCCCGCTGCCCATCTACCGAGCGCTGGCCGAGAAGGTCCGCTCCGGCGCGGTGGACGCGTCGCGTGCCCGCATCTGCCAGCTCGACGAGTACGTGGGGCTGCCGACGGGCCACCCCGAGTCGTACCGCTCCGTGGTGCTGCGCGAGGTCGTCGAGCCGCTCGGGCTCTCCGAGGCGTCGTTCATGGGCCCCGACGGCTCCGCCGAGGACGTCCAGGCCGCCTGTGAGGCGTACGACCAGGCGCTCGCCGACGCCGGCGGGGTGGACCTCCAGTTGCTCGGCATCGGCACGGACGGGCACATCGGTTTCAACGAGCCGTGCTCCTCCCTCGCCTCGCGCACCCGGATCAAGACGCTGACCGAACAGACGCGGATCGACAACGCGCGCTTCTTCGACGACGACATCGAACAGGTGCCGCACCACGTCATCACCCAGGGCATCGGCACGATCCTGGAGTCCCGCCACCCGATCCTGCTCGCGACGGGCGAGGGCAAGGCGGACGCCGTGGCACAGACGGTCGAGGGGCCGGTCGCGGCGATCGTGCCGGCGTCGGCGCTGCAGCTGCACCCGCACGCGACGGTCGTGGTCGACGAGGCGGCGGCGTCCAAGCTGAAGCTGGCGGACTACTTCCGCGCCACGTATGCGGCGAAGCCGCTGTGGCAGGGCATTTAG